A region from the Acidiferrobacter sp. SPIII_3 genome encodes:
- the infC gene encoding translation initiation factor IF-3, with translation MASERETRLNGQITAPRIRLIGADGSQVGIVTNADAQRAAEQAGLDLVEISPNVSPPVCRIMDYGKFQYEESKRRHVAKKKQKQIQIKEVKFRPGTDVGDYEVKVRNLIRFLENGDKAKITLRFRGREMAHQDLGMELLKRVEGDLSQYGTVEQRPRLEGRQMVMVVNPKK, from the coding sequence ATCGCTTCGGAACGTGAGACGCGGCTCAATGGGCAGATTACGGCCCCGCGTATAAGGTTGATTGGCGCTGATGGATCGCAGGTCGGCATCGTCACGAACGCAGACGCCCAGAGGGCAGCCGAGCAGGCCGGGCTGGATCTCGTGGAGATATCGCCGAATGTGTCGCCTCCGGTCTGCCGGATCATGGATTACGGCAAGTTCCAATATGAGGAAAGCAAGCGTCGCCACGTTGCCAAGAAGAAGCAAAAGCAGATTCAGATCAAGGAGGTGAAGTTCCGCCCCGGGACCGACGTGGGGGACTACGAGGTCAAGGTGCGTAACCTGATCCGCTTTCTTGAAAATGGCGATAAGGCCAAGATCACGCTGCGGTTTCGTGGACGTGAGATGGCCCATCAAGACCTCGGCATGGAGCTTTTGAAGCGCGTCGAGGGGGATTTGTCGCAGTATGGGACCGTCGAGCAGCGTCCGCGGCTCGAGGGTCGACAGATGGTGATGGTCGTCAATCCGAAGAAGTAG
- a CDS encoding glutathione S-transferase family protein, translating to MKLYDLERSGNCYKIRLLLAFLGQAYERVPVALDEGAQRAAEFLRLSPRGQIPVLVTDEGTAIWDSTAILVYLARRYGKEQWLPGDPLSMARVMQWLALEQNEGRYGTARARVIGLGLKGALGQTGTLDESRRLAEIAFATLEGRLTDHAWLAADHPTIADIACYPYTALYPESGLALDGYPAIHAWFARLEAWPGYVPVPRRPAAAG from the coding sequence ATGAAGCTCTATGATCTCGAACGGTCCGGGAATTGTTACAAGATCCGGCTGCTGTTGGCCTTTCTCGGGCAGGCCTATGAGCGTGTGCCGGTGGCCTTAGACGAGGGCGCGCAACGCGCCGCCGAGTTTCTGCGTTTAAGCCCCCGTGGCCAGATCCCGGTGCTGGTGACGGATGAGGGCACGGCGATCTGGGATTCCACCGCCATCCTCGTGTATCTCGCGCGGCGTTACGGTAAGGAGCAGTGGCTCCCGGGAGACCCGTTGTCCATGGCGCGCGTCATGCAGTGGCTGGCGCTTGAGCAAAATGAGGGACGCTACGGGACGGCGCGGGCGCGCGTCATCGGTTTGGGCCTCAAGGGGGCCCTTGGCCAGACCGGGACCCTGGACGAGTCGCGGCGCCTGGCCGAGATCGCCTTTGCGACCCTCGAAGGACGTCTAACGGATCATGCCTGGCTGGCGGCCGACCACCCGACGATCGCCGATATCGCCTGCTATCCCTACACCGCGCTCTATCCGGAAAGCGGCCTTGCGCTCGATGGTTATCCCGCAATCCACGCCTGGTTTGCGCGTCTTGAGGCTTGGCCGGGTTATGTTCCCGTGCCACGCCGGCCGGCCGCCGCCGGTTGA
- the pheS gene encoding phenylalanine--tRNA ligase subunit alpha — protein sequence MGEPFAERLERLAREADGELAATSDLAELEAWRVRFLGKSGRLTEELKRIGTLNVEERPRAGQLVNQIKGRLEGAQGRRREALAARAEEAQLAAEAVDVTLPGRGRWLGGLHPLTQALRRIEDIFAALGFDWAWGPEIEDEFHNFEALNIPAHHPARAMHDTFYLASGGLLRTHTSTVQIRFMEHHEPPFRIIAPGRVYRADALDPTHSPVFHQVEGLVVAEGVHMGHLKATLKEFLERFFERPLTMRLRPSYFPFTEPSAEVDIGCLLCGGTGCRVCKGSGYIEVLGCGLVHPAVLARIGVDAERHTGFAFGMGVERLLMLKDGVPDVRLFYENDLRFLRSLR from the coding sequence ATGGGCGAGCCGTTCGCAGAGAGGCTTGAGCGGCTCGCGCGTGAGGCCGACGGCGAGCTCGCCGCCACCTCCGATCTCGCGGAGCTGGAGGCATGGCGGGTACGGTTCCTCGGCAAGAGCGGCCGGCTCACCGAGGAACTAAAGCGCATCGGGACCCTGAACGTCGAGGAGCGCCCGCGCGCCGGGCAGCTCGTCAATCAGATCAAGGGACGCTTGGAGGGAGCGCAGGGCCGGAGGCGGGAGGCGCTGGCGGCGCGCGCGGAGGAGGCACAGCTGGCCGCCGAGGCGGTCGATGTCACCCTTCCCGGGCGCGGCCGATGGCTGGGTGGCTTGCATCCGCTCACACAGGCCCTGCGGCGCATCGAGGACATCTTCGCGGCGCTGGGCTTCGATTGGGCCTGGGGGCCCGAGATCGAAGACGAGTTCCATAATTTCGAGGCCCTCAACATCCCCGCCCATCATCCGGCGCGGGCCATGCACGATACCTTCTATCTCGCATCCGGCGGGCTGTTGCGCACGCACACCTCCACGGTACAGATCCGCTTCATGGAGCACCACGAGCCACCGTTTCGGATCATCGCCCCGGGACGCGTATATCGTGCCGATGCCCTGGACCCCACCCACAGCCCGGTATTTCACCAGGTCGAGGGCCTGGTGGTGGCCGAGGGCGTCCACATGGGACACTTGAAGGCGACCTTGAAGGAGTTTCTCGAGCGGTTTTTCGAGCGGCCGCTGACCATGCGCCTGCGGCCCTCCTATTTCCCGTTCACCGAACCGTCGGCGGAGGTGGATATCGGCTGCCTTTTATGTGGCGGCACGGGATGTCGGGTGTGCAAGGGGAGTGGCTATATCGAGGTCCTAGGCTGTGGGCTCGTGCACCCGGCGGTGCTGGCGCGCATCGGCGTCGATGCCGAACGCCATACCGGCTTTGCCTTCGGCATGGGGGTCGAGCGGTTACTGATGTTGAAAGACGGGGTGCCGGACGTCCGGCTCTTTTACGAGAATGATCTGCGTTTCCTAAGGAGCCTGCGGTAG
- the pheT gene encoding phenylalanine--tRNA ligase subunit beta produces MRIAKQWLLDWLDTRLPFEDLAAALTRGGFEVEGAGTTGPALPGVVVGHITAITAHPRAERLRICQVDCGGGETRTVVCGAANARLGLRAPLALPGAVLGDRVIAEAELRGVPSQGMLCSGAELGLAATEGLWELPEDAPPGMALADYFRFADPYLDVAVTPNRGDCLSVKGVARELAALTGGRFRAPRPRALKVSGVTPRVAVEDKSRCPRYCARLISGLAPDKGSPGWLVERLRVCGASARHPAVDVTNYILFDLGQPLHAFDAALVRGAVVVRGARAGEEIALLDGSTRRLEAEDLIIADDEGPLAVAGVMGGMRAAVGPATRSVLLEAAYFRPETLSRTARRLGLATEAALRFERGVDPELCELALERATALILKIAGGVASPAAEHGVPDLWPRSEPIRLRLERIRRLLGVGVPRAQVARLLKGLGMTVTASHGDLLVTAPRFRFDIRAEVDLVEEVARLLGYDEIPAVVLPQAPVSARPRALGLRRAADLLVDRDYHEAMTFSLVDPEEQARLGIPAQALLRNPLAAPWSALRASLIPGLLAAALHNRRRQQGRVRLFEMGTCFRAADSGTAVDEEPRLAGVVLGPAWPEQWGAPGRLVDFFDVKGDVEVLCALAGATPGVGTDGAPPFLQKGLAATLGLGGETIGFMGALAPAHRERLGFEEPVFVFEIRTALLGQPLVTRAQEPPRFPSVRRDLAVVVSANLPAGALLETVRVNAGPLLQGLVLFDVYQGEGLDLGKKSLALGLTLQDFSRTLTDEVVDGLVAQVLAALKAAHGAELRQ; encoded by the coding sequence GTGCGTATCGCGAAACAGTGGCTGTTGGATTGGCTCGATACGCGCCTGCCCTTCGAGGACCTGGCGGCGGCATTGACGCGCGGCGGCTTCGAGGTCGAGGGCGCCGGGACCACCGGACCGGCCTTGCCGGGGGTGGTGGTGGGACACATCACGGCGATCACCGCCCACCCGCGCGCCGAGCGCCTGCGTATCTGTCAAGTCGATTGCGGCGGGGGTGAGACACGCACGGTCGTGTGCGGTGCGGCCAATGCGCGATTGGGGCTGAGGGCGCCGCTGGCGCTGCCCGGGGCTGTGCTCGGGGACCGTGTCATAGCCGAGGCCGAGCTGCGCGGGGTGCCTTCGCAGGGCATGTTGTGCTCGGGGGCGGAGTTGGGGCTTGCCGCCACCGAGGGCCTATGGGAACTGCCCGAGGACGCCCCGCCCGGGATGGCGCTCGCCGACTATTTCCGGTTCGCCGATCCCTATCTGGACGTGGCCGTGACCCCCAATCGCGGCGATTGCCTGAGCGTAAAGGGTGTGGCGCGCGAACTCGCGGCGCTGACCGGCGGGCGCTTTCGCGCGCCGCGGCCGCGTGCCTTGAAGGTAAGCGGCGTCACGCCGCGCGTGGCGGTTGAGGACAAGTCCCGCTGTCCGCGCTATTGCGCGCGCCTCATAAGCGGCCTGGCGCCCGACAAGGGCAGCCCCGGATGGCTCGTGGAGCGCCTGCGGGTATGCGGGGCGAGCGCACGCCATCCGGCGGTGGATGTCACCAACTACATCCTTTTCGACCTCGGTCAACCCCTGCATGCCTTCGATGCCGCGCTCGTGCGCGGCGCGGTGGTGGTGCGCGGCGCGCGCGCAGGCGAGGAGATCGCGCTGCTCGACGGCTCGACACGCCGACTCGAGGCCGAGGATCTCATCATCGCTGACGACGAGGGTCCGCTGGCGGTGGCCGGCGTCATGGGCGGCATGCGCGCGGCGGTCGGGCCGGCGACCCGTTCCGTACTGCTGGAGGCCGCGTATTTTCGTCCCGAGACGCTGTCGCGGACGGCCCGGCGCCTGGGACTTGCCACCGAGGCGGCGCTGCGCTTCGAGCGCGGTGTGGACCCGGAGTTGTGCGAGCTGGCGCTTGAGCGCGCCACCGCCTTGATCCTGAAGATCGCAGGTGGCGTCGCAAGCCCGGCGGCCGAGCATGGTGTTCCGGACCTCTGGCCGCGCTCGGAGCCGATCCGTCTGCGTCTGGAGCGCATCCGCCGGCTGCTCGGGGTGGGTGTGCCGCGCGCCCAGGTGGCGCGCCTCCTGAAGGGGCTTGGCATGACCGTCACGGCCTCGCACGGTGACCTGCTTGTAACCGCGCCCCGGTTTCGCTTCGATATCCGCGCCGAGGTCGATCTCGTGGAGGAGGTTGCGCGGCTCCTCGGATACGACGAGATTCCGGCGGTCGTGCTTCCCCAGGCCCCGGTATCGGCGCGGCCGCGGGCCCTCGGGCTGCGCCGCGCCGCCGATCTGCTCGTAGACCGCGACTACCACGAGGCCATGACCTTCAGTCTCGTGGACCCGGAGGAGCAGGCGCGTCTCGGCATCCCCGCGCAGGCCCTGCTGCGCAACCCCTTGGCGGCCCCCTGGTCGGCGCTGCGCGCAAGTCTGATCCCTGGACTGCTGGCCGCGGCCCTCCATAATCGCAGGCGCCAGCAGGGGCGCGTGCGGCTGTTCGAGATGGGGACGTGCTTTCGGGCTGCGGACTCCGGGACGGCGGTGGACGAGGAGCCGCGCCTGGCGGGCGTGGTCCTGGGGCCGGCGTGGCCGGAACAGTGGGGGGCGCCGGGGCGTCTTGTGGACTTCTTTGATGTCAAGGGTGACGTCGAGGTGTTGTGCGCGCTGGCCGGTGCGACACCAGGGGTGGGGACCGACGGCGCCCCGCCGTTTCTCCAGAAGGGGCTGGCCGCCACCCTCGGTCTGGGCGGCGAGACGATCGGATTCATGGGCGCGCTTGCCCCCGCGCATCGCGAGCGGCTCGGCTTCGAGGAACCGGTGTTCGTGTTCGAGATCCGGACCGCGCTCCTTGGGCAGCCGCTTGTGACGCGCGCGCAGGAGCCCCCGCGTTTCCCGTCGGTACGCCGCGATCTCGCCGTGGTCGTGTCCGCCAACTTGCCCGCCGGTGCCCTCCTGGAGACCGTTCGCGTGAACGCCGGGCCGCTTTTGCAAGGCCTGGTCCTGTTTGATGTGTATCAGGGCGAAGGCCTTGATTTAGGAAAGAAAAGCCTGGCGCTGGGCTTGACCTTGCAAGACTTCTCGCGCACTCTTACAGATGAGGTGGTCGACGGCCTTGTGGCACAGGTCCTGGCGGCCCTGAAGGCGGCCCATGGGGCCGAACTCCGACAATAA
- a CDS encoding MerR family transcriptional regulator: protein MLDPGDNSELPAIPGKRYFTISEVSELCRVKPHVLRYWEQEFPKLRSVKRRGNRRYYQHHDVLLIREIRHLLYIEGFTISGARNRLMHDSEPPAEIRAQALALVAEGLEEVRRLLTSEASAP from the coding sequence ATGCTCGATCCGGGGGATAACAGCGAACTCCCCGCGATTCCGGGGAAGCGTTACTTCACCATCAGTGAGGTGAGTGAGCTCTGTCGCGTCAAGCCGCACGTGCTGCGCTATTGGGAGCAGGAGTTCCCGAAGTTGCGGTCGGTCAAGCGGCGCGGCAACCGTCGCTATTATCAGCATCATGACGTCCTGCTGATCCGTGAAATCCGCCATCTCCTCTACATCGAGGGCTTCACCATCAGTGGCGCGCGCAACCGTTTGATGCATGACAGCGAGCCGCCCGCCGAGATCCGTGCCCAGGCCCTGGCGTTGGTGGCAGAAGGACTCGAAGAGGTGCGCCGGCTTTTGACATCCGAGGCCAGTGCTCCCTAG
- a CDS encoding ammonium transporter, with product MLIPAPSWLNAGDNAWQLTAATIVGLQSVPGLVILYGGIVKKKWAVNSAFMALYAFAAVLVAWVLWAYNMSFGPELTTFLGHPGPIISSALEEGRATIPAAASGMPGLAFPMATMVFFQFVFAAITVIILAGSLLGRMNFRAWMVFVPIWLTVVYTVGAFSLWGGGWLGSMGVADFSGGYVIHLAAGVSGFTAAAMIGPRLQRDRESFLPNSVLVTLAGAGILWLGWDGFNGGDPYFANADAAAAILNTNIATAVALLTWTIFDTTFFKKPSVLGAVNGMISGLVAITPAAGYVNGWGAIIIGVCAGIIPWVSMNWLGKKAFMRKVDDTLGVFHTHAVAGLLGGILTGILADPHMLEWVGTGKAAPGVSYTGWAYGDFHQVVLQLIGAGFIIAWNVVATVIILKVISLFIPLRMSDEDLLVGDDAAHGEEAYALQGDGERRPVLGD from the coding sequence ATGCTGATACCTGCACCGAGCTGGCTGAACGCCGGCGACAATGCGTGGCAATTGACCGCCGCCACCATTGTCGGTCTTCAAAGTGTCCCGGGCCTTGTCATACTCTACGGGGGGATCGTCAAGAAGAAATGGGCGGTGAACTCCGCGTTCATGGCGCTCTATGCCTTCGCGGCGGTGCTCGTTGCCTGGGTGCTGTGGGCCTATAACATGAGCTTCGGCCCCGAACTCACGACCTTCCTCGGTCACCCGGGGCCCATCATCTCGTCGGCCCTAGAGGAGGGCCGGGCGACGATACCGGCGGCGGCATCCGGCATGCCGGGGCTCGCCTTTCCGATGGCGACCATGGTGTTCTTTCAGTTCGTATTCGCCGCCATCACCGTGATCATCCTCGCCGGATCACTACTCGGACGCATGAACTTCCGCGCCTGGATGGTGTTCGTGCCGATATGGCTTACGGTCGTCTATACGGTCGGTGCCTTCAGCCTGTGGGGTGGCGGCTGGCTCGGTAGCATGGGCGTGGCCGACTTCTCCGGCGGCTACGTCATCCATCTCGCCGCTGGCGTCTCGGGATTCACGGCCGCCGCCATGATCGGCCCGCGCCTGCAGCGCGACCGGGAGTCGTTCCTGCCCAACAGCGTGCTCGTGACCTTGGCGGGTGCCGGCATCCTGTGGCTCGGCTGGGACGGCTTCAACGGTGGCGACCCCTACTTCGCCAATGCCGATGCCGCCGCCGCGATCCTTAACACCAATATCGCGACCGCCGTGGCGCTGCTCACCTGGACGATCTTCGATACCACCTTCTTCAAAAAGCCCTCCGTCCTGGGTGCGGTCAACGGCATGATCTCGGGGCTCGTGGCGATCACCCCGGCGGCCGGCTATGTGAACGGCTGGGGGGCGATCATCATCGGCGTCTGCGCCGGCATCATCCCGTGGGTGAGCATGAACTGGCTCGGCAAAAAGGCCTTCATGCGCAAGGTCGATGACACCCTCGGCGTGTTTCACACGCACGCCGTGGCCGGCCTCCTGGGCGGCATACTGACCGGAATACTCGCCGATCCGCACATGCTCGAATGGGTCGGTACCGGCAAGGCCGCACCGGGCGTAAGCTACACGGGCTGGGCCTATGGCGACTTCCACCAGGTGGTCCTGCAGCTCATCGGGGCGGGCTTCATCATCGCCTGGAACGTAGTGGCCACCGTCATCATCCTGAAGGTCATCAGCCTTTTCATACCGCTGCGGATGAGTGACGAAGACCTGCTGGTCGGTGACGACGCGGCCCATGGCGAGGAGGCCTATGCGCTCCAGGGAGACGGCGAGCGCAGACCCGTACTCGGGGATTGA
- the rplT gene encoding 50S ribosomal protein L20 encodes MPRVKRGVTARARHKKVTALAKGYRGARKNVFRVAKQAVAKAGQYAYRDRRDRKRQFRALWIVRINAAARECGLSYSRLMDGLRKASIVIDRKVLADIAVADKAAFAALAEKAKATLSVA; translated from the coding sequence ATGCCACGCGTCAAACGCGGAGTTACGGCCCGGGCCCGCCACAAGAAGGTCACGGCGCTCGCCAAGGGGTATCGGGGTGCGCGCAAGAATGTCTTTCGCGTCGCCAAGCAGGCGGTGGCCAAGGCCGGCCAATATGCCTATCGCGACCGGCGGGATCGCAAGCGTCAGTTCCGGGCGCTATGGATCGTGCGCATCAATGCCGCCGCCCGGGAATGCGGTTTGAGCTATAGCCGGCTCATGGATGGCCTGCGCAAGGCCTCGATCGTCATCGATCGCAAGGTGCTGGCCGACATCGCGGTCGCCGACAAGGCGGCGTTCGCAGCGCTCGCCGAGAAGGCCAAAGCGACGCTATCCGTCGCTTAA
- a CDS encoding integration host factor subunit alpha, with amino-acid sequence MALTKADLAEALFRELGLNKREAKDFVELFFEKICETLGQGETVKLSGFGNFDIRRKGRRPGRNPKTGEEIPIAERRVVTFRASHKLKERVDGHARSGG; translated from the coding sequence ATGGCACTGACAAAGGCGGACCTCGCCGAGGCGTTGTTCCGGGAGCTTGGGCTGAATAAGCGCGAGGCCAAGGACTTTGTCGAGCTCTTTTTCGAGAAGATCTGCGAGACCCTGGGCCAGGGCGAGACGGTCAAGCTGTCGGGCTTTGGCAATTTCGATATCCGCCGCAAGGGTCGGCGGCCGGGACGCAACCCCAAGACCGGCGAGGAGATCCCGATCGCCGAGCGGCGCGTCGTAACATTTCGCGCCAGTCATAAGCTGAAGGAACGGGTCGACGGCCATGCTCGATCCGGGGGATAA
- the thrS gene encoding threonine--tRNA ligase, giving the protein MPVITLPDGSARTYDAPVTVGQVASDIGSGLARAAVAGRIDDRLVDTSFLIRDDARLAIVTDKDPEGLEVLRHSTAHLLAHAVKSLYPEAQVTIGPVINDGFYYDFAYAPGFGPEDLGRIEDKMRELARADIPVAREVVDRDRAITFFEGMGEAYKAEIIRDIPGSESISLYRQGDFVDLCRGPHVPSTGKLKHFKLMSLAGAYWRGDSRNPMLQRVYGTAFATREALDEHLRRLEEAERRDHRRIGRALDLFHIQEEAPGMIFWHDRGLRVYQAIEQYIRGLLRTHGYQEVRTPLIMDKSLWERSGHWDKFADGMFTTSSEKREYAVKPMNCPGHVQIFNQGLKSYRDLPLRLAEFGSCHRNEPSGTLHGLLRLRNFVQDDAHIFCAEADIQPEVSAFIDLLYRVYADFGFREVLVKLSTRPEQRVGADELWDKAEAALEQALRAKGLAFELQPGEGAFYGPKIEFALKDSLARVWQCGTIQVDFAMPRRLGASFVTAEGQKAVPVMLHRAILGSLERFIGILIEEHAGALPLWLSPVQAVVLPIADRHAVVAQQRVDALRAAGWRAESDLRNEKIGFKIREHTLQKVPYLLVVGDREAEQGTVSVRTREGADLGGMTVGTLTAHVGAGLVGPGRMEE; this is encoded by the coding sequence ATGCCTGTCATTACCCTCCCCGACGGAAGCGCGCGGACTTACGATGCGCCGGTGACCGTGGGCCAGGTGGCCTCGGACATCGGCAGCGGGCTTGCGCGCGCGGCCGTTGCCGGACGGATCGACGATCGGCTCGTCGATACCTCGTTTCTCATCCGCGACGATGCGCGGCTTGCGATCGTGACCGACAAGGACCCGGAAGGGCTCGAGGTCCTGCGGCATTCGACCGCGCACCTGCTGGCGCACGCCGTAAAGAGTCTGTATCCCGAGGCCCAGGTCACCATTGGACCTGTGATCAACGACGGGTTTTATTACGACTTCGCCTACGCGCCGGGTTTCGGTCCCGAGGACCTCGGGCGCATCGAGGACAAGATGCGCGAGCTGGCGCGCGCGGACATCCCGGTGGCGCGCGAGGTCGTGGACCGCGATCGGGCGATCACGTTCTTCGAGGGGATGGGCGAGGCCTACAAGGCCGAGATCATCCGCGACATCCCCGGCAGCGAATCGATCTCGCTCTACCGGCAGGGCGACTTCGTCGATCTGTGCCGTGGCCCGCACGTGCCATCCACAGGGAAGCTCAAGCATTTCAAGCTCATGAGCCTGGCTGGCGCCTACTGGCGCGGGGATTCGCGCAATCCCATGCTGCAGCGTGTGTACGGGACGGCGTTTGCCACCCGCGAGGCCCTGGATGAGCATCTCCGGCGTCTGGAGGAGGCCGAGCGCCGCGACCATCGCCGCATCGGCCGTGCCCTGGATCTCTTTCACATCCAGGAAGAGGCCCCGGGGATGATCTTCTGGCACGACCGGGGGCTGCGTGTCTATCAGGCCATCGAGCAGTATATCAGAGGCCTTTTGCGCACCCACGGCTATCAGGAGGTGCGCACCCCGCTCATCATGGACAAGAGCCTGTGGGAACGCTCCGGCCACTGGGACAAGTTCGCCGACGGCATGTTCACGACCTCGTCCGAGAAGCGCGAGTACGCGGTCAAGCCCATGAATTGCCCGGGACATGTGCAGATCTTCAATCAGGGCCTGAAGAGCTATCGCGATCTGCCGTTGCGGCTTGCCGAGTTCGGCTCCTGTCATCGCAACGAGCCGTCCGGGACCTTGCATGGGCTCCTGCGGCTGCGCAACTTCGTGCAGGACGACGCCCATATCTTTTGTGCCGAGGCCGACATCCAGCCGGAGGTGAGCGCGTTCATCGACCTTCTCTACCGGGTATATGCCGACTTTGGTTTTCGCGAGGTGCTGGTGAAGCTCTCGACCCGGCCGGAGCAGCGGGTCGGCGCCGATGAATTGTGGGACAAGGCCGAGGCGGCGTTGGAGCAGGCCTTGAGGGCCAAGGGTCTGGCCTTCGAACTGCAGCCCGGCGAGGGGGCCTTCTATGGCCCCAAGATCGAGTTTGCCCTGAAAGACAGCCTGGCGCGGGTATGGCAATGCGGGACCATTCAGGTCGATTTCGCCATGCCGCGACGCTTGGGGGCGAGCTTTGTGACCGCCGAAGGCCAAAAGGCGGTTCCGGTCATGTTGCACCGCGCCATCCTGGGCTCGCTCGAGCGGTTCATCGGGATCCTGATCGAGGAGCACGCCGGGGCGCTGCCCTTGTGGCTTTCCCCGGTGCAGGCGGTGGTGTTGCCTATCGCCGATCGTCATGCTGTGGTGGCGCAGCAGCGGGTTGACGCGTTGCGCGCGGCTGGCTGGCGCGCCGAGTCGGACTTGAGAAACGAAAAGATAGGCTTTAAAATCCGCGAGCATACCCTGCAAAAGGTCCCGTATTTGCTCGTCGTGGGCGACCGCGAGGCCGAGCAGGGGACGGTTTCGGTGAGAACCCGTGAAGGCGCGGACCTTGGCGGGATGACAGTGGGGACCCTGACCGCGCACGTCGGCGCGGGCTTGGTTGGTCCGGGACGTATGGAGGAGTAA
- a CDS encoding sulfurtransferase encodes MSRYREIVTPAVVATHVDDPSWVVLDCRFTLSAPEDGALAYAEGHLPGARYADLERDLSGPRDGRSGRHPLPGPAAFAETLRAWGVGPGTQVVAYDEGSSVYASRLWWLMRGWWGHEAVAVLDGGLTAWIAEGRPLTTEVPKVSPGAPYPRPSRAEGAWLDTGAVEAVVSGADARLLVDARGAPRFRGTTEPLDPVAGHIPGARNRPFEGNLRPDRTFRPPAELRSEFLALLDGRPAGDIVHYCGSGVSACHNILAMAVAGFGVTTLYPGSWSAWVSDARRPVATGD; translated from the coding sequence ATGTCCCGATATCGCGAAATTGTCACGCCGGCCGTCGTGGCCACCCATGTCGATGACCCGTCATGGGTCGTTCTTGACTGCCGATTCACCCTGAGCGCCCCCGAGGATGGGGCCTTGGCCTATGCCGAAGGGCATCTGCCGGGGGCGCGTTACGCCGACCTGGAGCGTGATCTGTCGGGGCCCCGCGACGGCCGTTCGGGCCGCCATCCCTTGCCAGGGCCGGCGGCGTTTGCCGAGACCTTGCGGGCCTGGGGGGTGGGCCCCGGGACGCAGGTGGTGGCCTACGACGAGGGCAGTTCCGTCTACGCAAGCCGCCTGTGGTGGCTCATGCGCGGCTGGTGGGGGCATGAGGCCGTGGCGGTCCTCGATGGCGGCCTGACCGCATGGATCGCCGAGGGGCGGCCGCTTACGACCGAGGTCCCCAAGGTCTCCCCGGGCGCGCCCTATCCCCGGCCATCGCGGGCCGAGGGGGCGTGGCTCGATACCGGCGCTGTCGAGGCGGTGGTCTCCGGCGCCGACGCGCGTCTGCTGGTCGACGCACGCGGCGCGCCACGCTTCCGGGGCACGACCGAGCCGCTCGATCCAGTGGCCGGACATATCCCCGGGGCGCGCAATCGCCCGTTCGAGGGCAACCTGCGTCCGGACCGCACCTTTCGGCCACCGGCGGAATTACGTTCCGAGTTCCTGGCCTTGCTCGACGGGCGTCCGGCCGGCGACATCGTGCATTACTGCGGTTCCGGGGTGTCGGCCTGCCACAATATCCTGGCCATGGCGGTGGCGGGCTTCGGGGTCACGACCCTGTATCCGGGGTCGTGGAGCGCGTGGGTGAGCGATGCGCGCCGCCCGGTGGCGACCGGGGACTGA
- the rpmI gene encoding 50S ribosomal protein L35, which translates to MPKLKTNRGAAKRFKKGAGGFKCRHSHLRHILTTKTTKRKRHLRADRLVHPSDVAGVTRMLPYA; encoded by the coding sequence ATGCCGAAATTGAAAACGAACCGTGGGGCCGCGAAGCGCTTCAAGAAGGGCGCGGGGGGCTTCAAGTGCCGCCATTCCCATCTGCGCCACATCCTGACCACGAAGACCACGAAGCGTAAGCGCCATTTGCGCGCCGACCGTCTGGTTCATCCATCGGACGTGGCGGGGGTCACCCGCATGCTTCCCTACGCTTAA